One window of the Rosa rugosa chromosome 3, drRosRugo1.1, whole genome shotgun sequence genome contains the following:
- the LOC133736047 gene encoding fluoride export protein 1-like isoform X2 codes for MHPLPPSSSDRSLRTLLNQSPQEKQSPVIMEGAGYRGTDPEPGSSVPSSANSSSKMCSSSVSGAQPSGIDDDPDECVSEVGDIGDRALHSNRNSFSESLNNLSGEDVLLPSYGFWCRDRTASRAIPTVPLPEEIISLSIDVASRNEDKKQENTNKLLPKWMEYGSCMTHLAVFGILGVLTRYLLQKLFGPGGAGVTSDQTILYLDLPSNMVGSFLMGWWGVVFKADISYVSDFLAIGLSTGYLGSLTTFSGWNQKMLELSVQGHWPFAVLGNLIGLFLAAYSIIFGIETSKGFRQLLKRCSGSDIAISRKTWRVDSYKRHLAVWAVLLVMLGCLWSVSGILVKEDFRNDSSETHLWLACIIGPVGVWIRWFLARLNGRGLGKTGLLKWLPFGTLIANVSAACIMAALATVEKEVNTKTCNIIVTGVQFGFLGCLSTVSTFISEFNAMRESKHPWRAYAYVMVTICASFCLGTLIYSLPVWAKGYK; via the exons ATGCATCCATTGCCGCCATCCTCCTCAGATAGAAGCTTGCGAACCCTTTTGAATCAG TCACCACAAGAGAAACAAAGCCCTGTGATTATGGAGGGAGCAGGGTACCGAGGTACTGACCCTGAACCCGGAAGTAGTGTACCCAGTAGTGCCAATTCTTCTTCAAAAATGTGTTCTTCAAGTGTATCAGGTGCTCAGCCTTCTGGAATAGATGATGACCCTGATGAGTGTGTGTCTGAGGTGGGAGATATTGGGGATCGAGCTCTGCACAGCAACAGGAACAGTTTCAGTGAGAGCCTTAACAACTTGTCTGGAGAGGATGTTTTATTGCCATCCTATGGGTTTTGGTGTCGTGATCGTACTGCATCCCGTGCTATCCCCACTGTGCCTTTGCCAGAGGAAATCATATCTCTTTCCATTGATGTGGCATCACGCAATGAAGATAAAAAGCAA GAAAATACAAATAAGTTGCTGCCAAAGTGGATGGAGTATGGTTCATGTATGACACATTTAGCCGTTTTTGGTATTCTTGGG GTCTTGACAAGGTATCTACTGCAAAAATTGTTTGGCCCTGGAGGTGCTGGTGTGACAAGTGACCAAACAATTCTTTACCTTGATCTTCCTTCTAatatg GTTGGTTCTTTCTTGATGGGATGGTGGGGTGTTGTTTTCAAAGCAGATATATCCTATGTGTCAGATTTTTTGGCTATTGGATTGTCAACCGGTTATCTGGGAAGCCTTACTACTTTCAGTGGTTGGAACCAGAAAATGCTTGAACTCAGTGTTCAAGGCCATTGGCCTTTTGCTGTGCTTGGCAATTTAATAG GTTTATTTCTTGCGGCATACTCTATTATTTTTGGGATAGAGACATCTAAGGGTTTCAGGCAGCTTCTTAAAAGGTGTTCAGGGTCTGACATTGCCATCTCTAGAAAGACCTGGAGGGTTGACAGCTACAAGCGCCACTTGGCAGTTTGGGCAGTGTTGCTGGTGATGCTAGGTTGTCTATGGAGTGTGAGTGGAATCTTGGTGAAGGAGGACTTTAGAAATGACAGCAGTGAGACACATCTATGGTTGGCCTGCATCATTGGACCTGTAGGTGTGTGGATCAGGTGGTTCTTAGCTCGACTCAATGGACGTGGATTAGGAAAGACAGGGTTGTTAAAATGGCTTCCATTTGGTACTCTAATTGCAAATGTTTCTGCAGCTTGTATCATGGCAGCCCTTGCTACTGTGGAGAAAGAG GTGAATACCAAGACTTGCAATATCATTGTAACCGGAGTACAATTTGGTTTTTTGGGTTGCCTGAGTACTGTTTCTACCTTCATTTCTGAATTCAATGCAATGAGAGAAAGTAAACACCCCTGGAGAGCATATGCATACGTCATGGTTACGATATGCGCCTCGTTTTGTTTGGGGACCTTAATATATTCTCTCCCAGTTTGGGCAAAGGGATACAAATAG
- the LOC133736047 gene encoding fluoride export protein 1-like isoform X1 — protein MHPLPPSSSDRSLRTLLNQSPQEKQSPVIMEGAGYRGTDPEPGSSVPSSANSSSKMCSSSVSGAQPSGIDDDPDECVSEVGDIGDRALHSNRNSFSESLNNLSGEDVLLPSYGFWCRDRTASRAIPTVPLPEEIISLSIDVASRNEDKKQVSFRLENTNKLLPKWMEYGSCMTHLAVFGILGVLTRYLLQKLFGPGGAGVTSDQTILYLDLPSNMVGSFLMGWWGVVFKADISYVSDFLAIGLSTGYLGSLTTFSGWNQKMLELSVQGHWPFAVLGNLIGLFLAAYSIIFGIETSKGFRQLLKRCSGSDIAISRKTWRVDSYKRHLAVWAVLLVMLGCLWSVSGILVKEDFRNDSSETHLWLACIIGPVGVWIRWFLARLNGRGLGKTGLLKWLPFGTLIANVSAACIMAALATVEKEVNTKTCNIIVTGVQFGFLGCLSTVSTFISEFNAMRESKHPWRAYAYVMVTICASFCLGTLIYSLPVWAKGYK, from the exons ATGCATCCATTGCCGCCATCCTCCTCAGATAGAAGCTTGCGAACCCTTTTGAATCAG TCACCACAAGAGAAACAAAGCCCTGTGATTATGGAGGGAGCAGGGTACCGAGGTACTGACCCTGAACCCGGAAGTAGTGTACCCAGTAGTGCCAATTCTTCTTCAAAAATGTGTTCTTCAAGTGTATCAGGTGCTCAGCCTTCTGGAATAGATGATGACCCTGATGAGTGTGTGTCTGAGGTGGGAGATATTGGGGATCGAGCTCTGCACAGCAACAGGAACAGTTTCAGTGAGAGCCTTAACAACTTGTCTGGAGAGGATGTTTTATTGCCATCCTATGGGTTTTGGTGTCGTGATCGTACTGCATCCCGTGCTATCCCCACTGTGCCTTTGCCAGAGGAAATCATATCTCTTTCCATTGATGTGGCATCACGCAATGAAGATAAAAAGCAAGTGAGCTTTCGGTTG GAAAATACAAATAAGTTGCTGCCAAAGTGGATGGAGTATGGTTCATGTATGACACATTTAGCCGTTTTTGGTATTCTTGGG GTCTTGACAAGGTATCTACTGCAAAAATTGTTTGGCCCTGGAGGTGCTGGTGTGACAAGTGACCAAACAATTCTTTACCTTGATCTTCCTTCTAatatg GTTGGTTCTTTCTTGATGGGATGGTGGGGTGTTGTTTTCAAAGCAGATATATCCTATGTGTCAGATTTTTTGGCTATTGGATTGTCAACCGGTTATCTGGGAAGCCTTACTACTTTCAGTGGTTGGAACCAGAAAATGCTTGAACTCAGTGTTCAAGGCCATTGGCCTTTTGCTGTGCTTGGCAATTTAATAG GTTTATTTCTTGCGGCATACTCTATTATTTTTGGGATAGAGACATCTAAGGGTTTCAGGCAGCTTCTTAAAAGGTGTTCAGGGTCTGACATTGCCATCTCTAGAAAGACCTGGAGGGTTGACAGCTACAAGCGCCACTTGGCAGTTTGGGCAGTGTTGCTGGTGATGCTAGGTTGTCTATGGAGTGTGAGTGGAATCTTGGTGAAGGAGGACTTTAGAAATGACAGCAGTGAGACACATCTATGGTTGGCCTGCATCATTGGACCTGTAGGTGTGTGGATCAGGTGGTTCTTAGCTCGACTCAATGGACGTGGATTAGGAAAGACAGGGTTGTTAAAATGGCTTCCATTTGGTACTCTAATTGCAAATGTTTCTGCAGCTTGTATCATGGCAGCCCTTGCTACTGTGGAGAAAGAG GTGAATACCAAGACTTGCAATATCATTGTAACCGGAGTACAATTTGGTTTTTTGGGTTGCCTGAGTACTGTTTCTACCTTCATTTCTGAATTCAATGCAATGAGAGAAAGTAAACACCCCTGGAGAGCATATGCATACGTCATGGTTACGATATGCGCCTCGTTTTGTTTGGGGACCTTAATATATTCTCTCCCAGTTTGGGCAAAGGGATACAAATAG
- the LOC133736047 gene encoding fluoride export protein 1-like isoform X4 — MHPLPPSSSDRSLRTLLNQSPQEKQSPVIMEGAGYRGAQPSGIDDDPDECVSEVGDIGDRALHSNRNSFSESLNNLSGEDVLLPSYGFWCRDRTASRAIPTVPLPEEIISLSIDVASRNEDKKQVSFRLENTNKLLPKWMEYGSCMTHLAVFGILGVLTRYLLQKLFGPGGAGVTSDQTILYLDLPSNMVGSFLMGWWGVVFKADISYVSDFLAIGLSTGYLGSLTTFSGWNQKMLELSVQGHWPFAVLGNLIGLFLAAYSIIFGIETSKGFRQLLKRCSGSDIAISRKTWRVDSYKRHLAVWAVLLVMLGCLWSVSGILVKEDFRNDSSETHLWLACIIGPVGVWIRWFLARLNGRGLGKTGLLKWLPFGTLIANVSAACIMAALATVEKEVNTKTCNIIVTGVQFGFLGCLSTVSTFISEFNAMRESKHPWRAYAYVMVTICASFCLGTLIYSLPVWAKGYK; from the exons ATGCATCCATTGCCGCCATCCTCCTCAGATAGAAGCTTGCGAACCCTTTTGAATCAG TCACCACAAGAGAAACAAAGCCCTGTGATTATGGAGGGAGCAGGGTACCGAG GTGCTCAGCCTTCTGGAATAGATGATGACCCTGATGAGTGTGTGTCTGAGGTGGGAGATATTGGGGATCGAGCTCTGCACAGCAACAGGAACAGTTTCAGTGAGAGCCTTAACAACTTGTCTGGAGAGGATGTTTTATTGCCATCCTATGGGTTTTGGTGTCGTGATCGTACTGCATCCCGTGCTATCCCCACTGTGCCTTTGCCAGAGGAAATCATATCTCTTTCCATTGATGTGGCATCACGCAATGAAGATAAAAAGCAAGTGAGCTTTCGGTTG GAAAATACAAATAAGTTGCTGCCAAAGTGGATGGAGTATGGTTCATGTATGACACATTTAGCCGTTTTTGGTATTCTTGGG GTCTTGACAAGGTATCTACTGCAAAAATTGTTTGGCCCTGGAGGTGCTGGTGTGACAAGTGACCAAACAATTCTTTACCTTGATCTTCCTTCTAatatg GTTGGTTCTTTCTTGATGGGATGGTGGGGTGTTGTTTTCAAAGCAGATATATCCTATGTGTCAGATTTTTTGGCTATTGGATTGTCAACCGGTTATCTGGGAAGCCTTACTACTTTCAGTGGTTGGAACCAGAAAATGCTTGAACTCAGTGTTCAAGGCCATTGGCCTTTTGCTGTGCTTGGCAATTTAATAG GTTTATTTCTTGCGGCATACTCTATTATTTTTGGGATAGAGACATCTAAGGGTTTCAGGCAGCTTCTTAAAAGGTGTTCAGGGTCTGACATTGCCATCTCTAGAAAGACCTGGAGGGTTGACAGCTACAAGCGCCACTTGGCAGTTTGGGCAGTGTTGCTGGTGATGCTAGGTTGTCTATGGAGTGTGAGTGGAATCTTGGTGAAGGAGGACTTTAGAAATGACAGCAGTGAGACACATCTATGGTTGGCCTGCATCATTGGACCTGTAGGTGTGTGGATCAGGTGGTTCTTAGCTCGACTCAATGGACGTGGATTAGGAAAGACAGGGTTGTTAAAATGGCTTCCATTTGGTACTCTAATTGCAAATGTTTCTGCAGCTTGTATCATGGCAGCCCTTGCTACTGTGGAGAAAGAG GTGAATACCAAGACTTGCAATATCATTGTAACCGGAGTACAATTTGGTTTTTTGGGTTGCCTGAGTACTGTTTCTACCTTCATTTCTGAATTCAATGCAATGAGAGAAAGTAAACACCCCTGGAGAGCATATGCATACGTCATGGTTACGATATGCGCCTCGTTTTGTTTGGGGACCTTAATATATTCTCTCCCAGTTTGGGCAAAGGGATACAAATAG
- the LOC133736047 gene encoding fluoride export protein 1-like isoform X5: MKSPQEKQSPVIMEGAGYRGAQPSGIDDDPDECVSEVGDIGDRALHSNRNSFSESLNNLSGEDVLLPSYGFWCRDRTASRAIPTVPLPEEIISLSIDVASRNEDKKQVSFRLENTNKLLPKWMEYGSCMTHLAVFGILGVLTRYLLQKLFGPGGAGVTSDQTILYLDLPSNMVGSFLMGWWGVVFKADISYVSDFLAIGLSTGYLGSLTTFSGWNQKMLELSVQGHWPFAVLGNLIGLFLAAYSIIFGIETSKGFRQLLKRCSGSDIAISRKTWRVDSYKRHLAVWAVLLVMLGCLWSVSGILVKEDFRNDSSETHLWLACIIGPVGVWIRWFLARLNGRGLGKTGLLKWLPFGTLIANVSAACIMAALATVEKEVNTKTCNIIVTGVQFGFLGCLSTVSTFISEFNAMRESKHPWRAYAYVMVTICASFCLGTLIYSLPVWAKGYK, from the exons ATGAAG TCACCACAAGAGAAACAAAGCCCTGTGATTATGGAGGGAGCAGGGTACCGAG GTGCTCAGCCTTCTGGAATAGATGATGACCCTGATGAGTGTGTGTCTGAGGTGGGAGATATTGGGGATCGAGCTCTGCACAGCAACAGGAACAGTTTCAGTGAGAGCCTTAACAACTTGTCTGGAGAGGATGTTTTATTGCCATCCTATGGGTTTTGGTGTCGTGATCGTACTGCATCCCGTGCTATCCCCACTGTGCCTTTGCCAGAGGAAATCATATCTCTTTCCATTGATGTGGCATCACGCAATGAAGATAAAAAGCAAGTGAGCTTTCGGTTG GAAAATACAAATAAGTTGCTGCCAAAGTGGATGGAGTATGGTTCATGTATGACACATTTAGCCGTTTTTGGTATTCTTGGG GTCTTGACAAGGTATCTACTGCAAAAATTGTTTGGCCCTGGAGGTGCTGGTGTGACAAGTGACCAAACAATTCTTTACCTTGATCTTCCTTCTAatatg GTTGGTTCTTTCTTGATGGGATGGTGGGGTGTTGTTTTCAAAGCAGATATATCCTATGTGTCAGATTTTTTGGCTATTGGATTGTCAACCGGTTATCTGGGAAGCCTTACTACTTTCAGTGGTTGGAACCAGAAAATGCTTGAACTCAGTGTTCAAGGCCATTGGCCTTTTGCTGTGCTTGGCAATTTAATAG GTTTATTTCTTGCGGCATACTCTATTATTTTTGGGATAGAGACATCTAAGGGTTTCAGGCAGCTTCTTAAAAGGTGTTCAGGGTCTGACATTGCCATCTCTAGAAAGACCTGGAGGGTTGACAGCTACAAGCGCCACTTGGCAGTTTGGGCAGTGTTGCTGGTGATGCTAGGTTGTCTATGGAGTGTGAGTGGAATCTTGGTGAAGGAGGACTTTAGAAATGACAGCAGTGAGACACATCTATGGTTGGCCTGCATCATTGGACCTGTAGGTGTGTGGATCAGGTGGTTCTTAGCTCGACTCAATGGACGTGGATTAGGAAAGACAGGGTTGTTAAAATGGCTTCCATTTGGTACTCTAATTGCAAATGTTTCTGCAGCTTGTATCATGGCAGCCCTTGCTACTGTGGAGAAAGAG GTGAATACCAAGACTTGCAATATCATTGTAACCGGAGTACAATTTGGTTTTTTGGGTTGCCTGAGTACTGTTTCTACCTTCATTTCTGAATTCAATGCAATGAGAGAAAGTAAACACCCCTGGAGAGCATATGCATACGTCATGGTTACGATATGCGCCTCGTTTTGTTTGGGGACCTTAATATATTCTCTCCCAGTTTGGGCAAAGGGATACAAATAG
- the LOC133736047 gene encoding fluoride export protein 1-like isoform X3 yields the protein MKSPQEKQSPVIMEGAGYRGTDPEPGSSVPSSANSSSKMCSSSVSGAQPSGIDDDPDECVSEVGDIGDRALHSNRNSFSESLNNLSGEDVLLPSYGFWCRDRTASRAIPTVPLPEEIISLSIDVASRNEDKKQVSFRLENTNKLLPKWMEYGSCMTHLAVFGILGVLTRYLLQKLFGPGGAGVTSDQTILYLDLPSNMVGSFLMGWWGVVFKADISYVSDFLAIGLSTGYLGSLTTFSGWNQKMLELSVQGHWPFAVLGNLIGLFLAAYSIIFGIETSKGFRQLLKRCSGSDIAISRKTWRVDSYKRHLAVWAVLLVMLGCLWSVSGILVKEDFRNDSSETHLWLACIIGPVGVWIRWFLARLNGRGLGKTGLLKWLPFGTLIANVSAACIMAALATVEKEVNTKTCNIIVTGVQFGFLGCLSTVSTFISEFNAMRESKHPWRAYAYVMVTICASFCLGTLIYSLPVWAKGYK from the exons ATGAAG TCACCACAAGAGAAACAAAGCCCTGTGATTATGGAGGGAGCAGGGTACCGAGGTACTGACCCTGAACCCGGAAGTAGTGTACCCAGTAGTGCCAATTCTTCTTCAAAAATGTGTTCTTCAAGTGTATCAGGTGCTCAGCCTTCTGGAATAGATGATGACCCTGATGAGTGTGTGTCTGAGGTGGGAGATATTGGGGATCGAGCTCTGCACAGCAACAGGAACAGTTTCAGTGAGAGCCTTAACAACTTGTCTGGAGAGGATGTTTTATTGCCATCCTATGGGTTTTGGTGTCGTGATCGTACTGCATCCCGTGCTATCCCCACTGTGCCTTTGCCAGAGGAAATCATATCTCTTTCCATTGATGTGGCATCACGCAATGAAGATAAAAAGCAAGTGAGCTTTCGGTTG GAAAATACAAATAAGTTGCTGCCAAAGTGGATGGAGTATGGTTCATGTATGACACATTTAGCCGTTTTTGGTATTCTTGGG GTCTTGACAAGGTATCTACTGCAAAAATTGTTTGGCCCTGGAGGTGCTGGTGTGACAAGTGACCAAACAATTCTTTACCTTGATCTTCCTTCTAatatg GTTGGTTCTTTCTTGATGGGATGGTGGGGTGTTGTTTTCAAAGCAGATATATCCTATGTGTCAGATTTTTTGGCTATTGGATTGTCAACCGGTTATCTGGGAAGCCTTACTACTTTCAGTGGTTGGAACCAGAAAATGCTTGAACTCAGTGTTCAAGGCCATTGGCCTTTTGCTGTGCTTGGCAATTTAATAG GTTTATTTCTTGCGGCATACTCTATTATTTTTGGGATAGAGACATCTAAGGGTTTCAGGCAGCTTCTTAAAAGGTGTTCAGGGTCTGACATTGCCATCTCTAGAAAGACCTGGAGGGTTGACAGCTACAAGCGCCACTTGGCAGTTTGGGCAGTGTTGCTGGTGATGCTAGGTTGTCTATGGAGTGTGAGTGGAATCTTGGTGAAGGAGGACTTTAGAAATGACAGCAGTGAGACACATCTATGGTTGGCCTGCATCATTGGACCTGTAGGTGTGTGGATCAGGTGGTTCTTAGCTCGACTCAATGGACGTGGATTAGGAAAGACAGGGTTGTTAAAATGGCTTCCATTTGGTACTCTAATTGCAAATGTTTCTGCAGCTTGTATCATGGCAGCCCTTGCTACTGTGGAGAAAGAG GTGAATACCAAGACTTGCAATATCATTGTAACCGGAGTACAATTTGGTTTTTTGGGTTGCCTGAGTACTGTTTCTACCTTCATTTCTGAATTCAATGCAATGAGAGAAAGTAAACACCCCTGGAGAGCATATGCATACGTCATGGTTACGATATGCGCCTCGTTTTGTTTGGGGACCTTAATATATTCTCTCCCAGTTTGGGCAAAGGGATACAAATAG
- the LOC133736049 gene encoding flavonol synthase/flavanone 3-hydroxylase, giving the protein MGVERVQDIASATSKDTIPVEFIRSENEQPGITTVPGTVLECPIIDFSDPDEEKLLKQIFEASTDWGMYQIVNHDISNEAIAKLQAVGKEFFELPHEEKEVYAKDPNSKSVEGYGTFLQKELEGKKGWVDHLFHKIWPPSAINYCFWPKNPASYREANEEYAKNLHKVVEKLFKLLSLGLGLEVQELKKAVGGDDLVYLLKINYYPPCPRPDLALGVVAHTDMSALTILVPNDVQGLQACRDGQWYDVKYIPNALVIHIGDQMEVMSNGKFKAVLHRTTVSKDKTRISWPVFLEPPPDHIIGPHPKLVNDKENPPKYKTKKYSEYVYNKLNKIPQ; this is encoded by the exons ATGGGGGTAGAGAGAGTTCAAGACATTGCTTCTGCAACTTCCAAGGACACAATCCCAGTGGAGTTCATCAGGTCAGAGAATGAGCAGCCTGGAATCACCACCGTCCCCGGCACAGTCCTCGAGTGCCCTATCATTGATTTCAGCGACCCTGATGAGGAGAAACTCCTCAAACAAATCTTCGAGGCCAGCACCGACTGGGGCATGTACCAAATCGTGAACCACGACATTTCTAACGAGGCCATTGCCAAGTTGCAGGCCGTCGGAAAAGAGTTCTTTGAGCTTCCGCACGAGGAGAAAGAGGTTTACGCAAAAGATCCGAACTCTAAGTCCGTGGAGGGATACGGAACATTTTTACAGAAGGAACTAGAAGGGAAGAAAGGGTGGGTGGATCATCTGTTCCATAAGATTTGGCCACCTTCTGCCATTAACTACTGCTTTTGGCCTAAGAATCCAGCTTCTTACAG GGAAGCTAATGAAGAGTATGCAAAGAATCTACACAAGGTGGTGGAGAAGCTATTTAAACTGTTATCTTTGGGGTTAGGGCTTGAAGTACAAGAACTGAAGAAGGCAGTTGGTGGTGATGACTTGGTGTACCTTCTCAAAATTAATTACTACCCGCCTTGTCCCCGCCCTGATCTTGCTCTTGGTGTGGTTGCCCATACGGACATGTCCGCCCTCACCATTCTCGTCCCAAACGACGTTCAGGGCCTCCAAGCTTGCCGAGATGGCCAGTGGTACGATGTCAAATATATCCCTAATGCCCTAGTCATCCACATTGGTGATCAAATGGAG GTAATGAGCAATGGAAAGTTCAAGGCTGTGCTGCACAGAACCACAGTGAGCAAAGACAAGACGAGAATCTCTTGGCCAGTGTTTCTGGAACCTCCACCAGACCATATAATAGGGCCTCACCCCAAGCTCGTCAATGATAAGGAGAATCCACCAAAGTACAAGACCAAGAAGTACAGCGAGTATGTCTACAACAAGCTCAACAAGATCCCCCAGTAA
- the LOC133739080 gene encoding uncharacterized protein LOC133739080: MAYVERGVVKSKRSIWRLKTITDFFWAIVNLIGVFFATMFSMEKSDAYRKGSGASKKWDGGGPGGPGGGPYGGGPRGPPRGLDNVRGIDHSSLPACGSCCG; encoded by the exons ATGGCGTACGTCGAGCGAG GCGTTGTGAAATCCAAGCGATCCATTTGGCGACTCAAGACGATAACGGACTTCTTCTGGGCCATCGTCAACTTGATAGGCGTGTTTTTTGCTACAATGTTCTCG ATGGAAAAGTCGGATGCTTACAGAAAAGGATCTGGTGCTAGCAAAAAATGGGATGGCGGGGGCCCCGGAGGGCCTGGAGGGGGACCGTATGGTGGTGGTCCGCGTGGCCCACCTCGTGGACTTGACAATGTTCGTGGCATCGACCATA GTTCCTTACCTGCCTGCGGTTCCTGCTGTGGTTAA
- the LOC133736757 gene encoding protein DETOXIFICATION 41-like has product MGSSEQYRPLLLGLDSHSRIPDLSSVAIEEFLEQRPIALRWWPRLVAWESRLLWILSGASILVSVFNYMLSFVTLMFCGHLSSLELAGASIASVGIQGLAYGIMLGMASAVQTVCGQAYGAKHLGAMGIICQRAIVLHLGAAVLLTFLYWWSGPLLVAMGQSESIAEQGQIFARGLIPQLYAFAINCPQQRFLQAQNIVNPLAYMSIGVFLLHTLLTWVVVYVVDYGLIGAALTLSFSWYLLVITNGIYILVSPNCKETWTGFSWKAFSGMWPYFKLTIASAVMLCLEIWYSQGLVLISGLLPDPTISLDSISICMNYLNWDMQFMLGLAAAASVRVSNELGAGNPKVAKFSVFVVNGTSILISIVFSAIVLIFKVGLSKLFTSDDDVIEAVSNLTPLLAISVFLNGIQPILSGVAIGSGWQAVVAYVNLSCYYVIGLPIACVLGFKTSMGVEGIWWGMVIGVFLQTVTLIVLTARTNWDAEVVNAAERLRTSANVEQLLLVDDDV; this is encoded by the exons ATGGGGTCCTCGGAACAGTACCGGCCGCTACTCCTCGGACTCGACTCACATTCCCGGATTCCTGACTTGTCATCCGTCGCGATTGAAGAATTTCTGGAGCAAAGGCCTATAGCATTGAGGTGGTGGCCTAGGCTAGTGGCATGGGAGTCGAGACTGCTATGGATTTTATCCGGTGCGTCTATTCTAGTTTCGGTTTTCAATTACATGCTCAGCTTTGTCACGCTTATGTTCTGTGGCCATCTGAGTTCATTGGAGCTTGCTGGAGCCTCTATTGCAAGTGTGGGAATCCAAGGTCTTGCTTATGGGATTATG TTGGGCATGGCGAGTGCTGTACAAACTGTTTGTGGGCAAGCCTATGGAGCCAAACACTTGGGAGCAATGGGGATCATATGCCAAAGAGCAATCGTCTTGCACTTGGGAGCAGCAGTCCTCCTTACATTTTTGTACTGGTGGTCAGGTCCATTACTTGTAGCCATGGGCCAAtcagaaagcatagcagaacaGGGTCAAATCTTTGCGCGTGGTTTAATCCCTCAACTCTATGCATTTGCCATAAACTGCCCACAACAGAGGTTCCTCCAGGCACAGAACATAGTGAACCCTTTGGCATACATGTCCATTGGAGTTTTCCTCCTTCACACTCTTCTCACTTGGGTGGTGGTTTATGTAGTGGACTATGGACTAATAGGTGCTGCTCTTACACTGAGCTTTTCTTGGTATTTGCTTGTGATTACAAATGGGATTTACATTCTCGTAAGCCCCAACTGCAAGGAAACTTGGACTGGTTTCTCATGGAAAGCGTTTTCTGGAATGTGGCCTTATTTTAAGCTAACTATTGCTTCTGCTGTCATGTTGTG TTTGGAAATTTGGTACTCTCAAGGGTTAGTGCTTATCTCAGGGCTCCTACCCGACCCTACAATCTCACTGGACTCCATTTCTATCTG CATGAACTACTTGAACTGGGACATGCAATTTATGCTAGGTCTTGCTGCTGCAGCAAG TGTTCGAGTGAGTAATGAACTAGGTGCTGGTAATCCAAAGGTGGCCAAATTTTCGGTGTTTGTAGTGAACGGGACCAGCATCCTGATTAGCATAGTGTTCAGTGCTATTGTGCTGATATTCAAAGTTGGATTGAGCAAGCTATTTACAAGTGACGACGATGTTATTGAAGCAGTGTCTAATTTGACCCCCTTGCTAGCCATCTCTGTTTTCTTGAATGGCATTCAACCTATACTCTCAG GTGTGGCAATTGGAAGTGGATGGCAAGCTGTTGTAGCTTATGTGAACCTGTCTTGTTACTACGTTATCGGTCTTCCAATTGCGTGTGTTCTTGGCTTTAAAACTAGTATGGGAGTAGAA GGTATTTGGTGGGGGATGGTTATTGGAGTATTTTTACAGACAGTAACTCTAATTGTTCTCACTGCCAGAACCAATTGGGATGCTGAG GTTGTAAACGCGGCTGAGAGATTGAGGACATCTGCAAATGTAGAACAGTTGCTCTTGGTGGATGACGACGTATGA